A DNA window from Allokutzneria albata contains the following coding sequences:
- a CDS encoding class I SAM-dependent methyltransferase: MADGGAAAKRAAMYGEVDLGSFELFSGNFINYGYWESVPADRPITVEERTESQAALYRRVLGELGITESDAVLEVGCGIGVGAALTLREFRPGALVGLDFSDAQLGRARAIHGDLLDLRQGDALKMPFDDGSFDKLYSVEAAQHFEDLALFAAEARRVLRPGGKLSLATFFATTDEAPGELRKLIETIDDEIDFAVPVERFRADLVAAGFADVRVESIGENVWFGFDTWVAQTRYRDTWGRNWLKAYRAGLADYCLVSATN, from the coding sequence GTGGCAGACGGCGGTGCGGCCGCGAAGCGCGCGGCGATGTACGGGGAAGTGGATCTCGGATCGTTCGAGCTGTTCTCCGGCAACTTCATCAACTACGGCTACTGGGAGTCGGTGCCCGCCGACCGCCCGATCACCGTGGAGGAGCGCACCGAGAGCCAGGCCGCGCTCTACCGCAGGGTCCTCGGCGAGCTCGGCATCACGGAGTCCGACGCGGTGCTGGAGGTCGGTTGCGGCATCGGGGTGGGCGCGGCGCTGACCCTCCGCGAGTTCCGGCCCGGCGCGCTCGTCGGCCTGGACTTCTCCGACGCCCAGCTCGGCCGCGCCCGCGCCATCCACGGCGACCTGCTCGACCTCCGCCAGGGCGACGCGCTCAAGATGCCCTTCGACGACGGCAGCTTCGACAAGCTCTACAGCGTCGAGGCGGCTCAGCACTTCGAGGACCTGGCCTTGTTCGCCGCCGAGGCCCGTCGCGTGCTGCGCCCCGGCGGAAAGCTCAGCCTGGCAACGTTCTTCGCCACCACGGACGAGGCGCCCGGCGAGCTGCGGAAGCTGATCGAGACCATCGACGACGAGATCGACTTCGCGGTGCCGGTCGAGCGCTTCCGCGCCGATCTCGTCGCGGCGGGCTTCGCCGACGTCCGGGTGGAGAGCATCGGCGAGAACGTCTGGTTCGGCTTCGACACGTGGGTGGCGCAGACCCGGTACCGCGACACTTGGGGCCGCAACTGGCTCAAGGCGTACCGGGCGGGTTTGGCCGACTACTGCCTTGTGAGCGCGACGAACTGA
- a CDS encoding RidA family protein, translating into MRQRRVIRSAARFEDEIGYSRAVVVDGWVHVSGTTGFDYATMTISEDLVEQAEQCLDNIGAALAEAGCSFADVVRVRYLVPDRADFEPCWPSLRRRFESVRPAASMLVCGLADPRMKIEIEVDARVPDA; encoded by the coding sequence GTGAGGCAACGACGAGTGATCCGCAGTGCGGCGCGGTTCGAGGACGAGATCGGGTACTCCCGCGCGGTGGTCGTGGACGGCTGGGTGCACGTCTCCGGGACCACCGGCTTCGACTACGCGACGATGACGATCTCCGAGGACCTGGTCGAGCAGGCCGAGCAGTGCCTGGACAACATCGGGGCGGCGCTGGCCGAGGCGGGCTGCTCGTTCGCCGACGTGGTCCGCGTGCGGTACCTGGTACCGGATCGGGCCGACTTCGAGCCGTGCTGGCCGTCGCTGCGCCGCCGTTTCGAGTCCGTCCGGCCCGCCGCGAGCATGCTGGTGTGCGGCCTGGCCGACCCGCGCATGAAGATCGAGATCGAGGTGGACGCGCGCGTGCCGGACGCCTGA
- the ligD gene encoding non-homologous end-joining DNA ligase, which produces MASEEVRDEVKLTNLDQPLFDGAEATKRDLVDYLDGVRERLLPHIGDRPLSVVRVLRGQKPFMQKNVPKYTPPWVRTTQIWAEASKRRISYALCDDRRTLLWFANQRAVEYHPTLGRSADIYRPTHLVLDLDPPEGGDFRLVVEAARLIRQALADSGLTGAVKTSGSKGVHVFVPVDDHAPVDDVAAATRAVAARAERIDPVLATTAFIREDREGKVFLDSTRAGGATVVAAYSPRVRPGTTVSFPLSWNDLDRVTPADFTMRSVLASLGERDPWEDELPAPQRLPEDLIAEGHTIPVARVQAMQEGKRRARARSAAQDTEG; this is translated from the coding sequence ATGGCCAGTGAAGAGGTGCGCGACGAGGTCAAGCTGACCAATCTCGACCAGCCGCTGTTCGACGGCGCCGAGGCGACCAAGCGGGACCTCGTCGACTACCTCGACGGCGTGCGCGAGCGCCTGCTGCCGCACATCGGCGACCGTCCCCTGTCGGTGGTCCGCGTGCTGCGGGGCCAGAAGCCGTTCATGCAGAAGAACGTCCCGAAGTACACGCCGCCGTGGGTGCGGACCACCCAGATCTGGGCGGAGGCGTCCAAGCGACGGATCTCCTACGCGCTGTGCGACGACCGGCGGACGCTGCTGTGGTTCGCCAACCAGCGGGCCGTCGAGTACCACCCGACGCTGGGCCGCTCCGCCGACATCTACCGGCCGACGCACCTCGTCCTCGACCTCGACCCGCCGGAGGGCGGTGACTTCCGGCTCGTGGTCGAGGCCGCGCGGTTGATCCGGCAGGCGCTGGCCGACTCGGGCTTGACGGGTGCCGTCAAGACCAGTGGCTCCAAGGGGGTGCACGTGTTCGTGCCCGTCGACGACCACGCGCCTGTCGACGACGTGGCCGCCGCGACCAGGGCCGTAGCCGCGCGGGCGGAGCGCATCGATCCGGTGCTGGCGACCACGGCGTTCATCCGCGAGGACCGCGAGGGCAAGGTGTTCCTCGACTCGACCAGGGCGGGCGGTGCCACCGTGGTCGCCGCGTACAGCCCACGTGTGCGGCCGGGGACCACGGTGTCCTTCCCCTTGTCCTGGAACGACCTCGACCGGGTCACGCCGGCGGACTTCACGATGCGGTCGGTGCTCGCATCGCTGGGCGAGCGCGATCCGTGGGAGGACGAACTGCCCGCACCGCAACGCCTTCCCGAAGATCTCATCGCGGAGGGGCACACCATCCCGGTCGCCCGCGTCCAGGCGATGCAGGAGGGCAAGCGCCGCGCCAGGGCTCGCTCAGCGGCTCAGGACACCGAGGGATAG
- a CDS encoding LysR family transcriptional regulator, whose amino-acid sequence MDRPELALHQLHAFVVLAELGHFGRAADRLGIAQPPLSQQIRRLEEKVGFPLLTRTPGRVDLTPAGAELLPAARRALDAAESGLNAARRAGGGEVGRLRIGFAASLALTILPGLVRAYRERFPAVETEIHEMTTTPQVTALRERAIDVGFVREEIAEPGLACEPILSEGFVAVLPTGHPLADLRAVPIGALAEEELVLLPRAAGAGVHDRIVNLFRANGVEPTIGQRAVEWQTACAFVAAGMGVSVAPSSVRRMRLSGVVYRRLDPDTARTVVAVCWRSADQNPLVDQFVALTRQ is encoded by the coding sequence ATGGACCGTCCCGAGCTGGCCCTCCACCAGCTGCACGCGTTCGTGGTGCTCGCCGAGCTGGGCCACTTCGGCCGCGCGGCGGACCGGCTGGGCATCGCGCAGCCGCCGCTGAGCCAGCAGATCCGCAGGCTGGAGGAGAAGGTCGGCTTCCCGCTGCTCACCAGGACACCCGGGCGGGTCGACCTCACCCCGGCGGGGGCCGAACTGCTGCCCGCGGCCCGGCGCGCGCTCGACGCCGCCGAGTCCGGCCTGAACGCGGCGCGACGGGCAGGCGGCGGCGAGGTGGGACGGTTGCGGATCGGCTTCGCCGCGTCACTGGCGCTGACCATCCTCCCCGGGCTCGTGCGCGCCTACCGCGAGCGGTTTCCCGCCGTGGAGACCGAAATCCACGAGATGACCACCACACCCCAGGTCACCGCGCTGCGCGAACGCGCGATCGACGTCGGCTTCGTGCGGGAGGAGATCGCCGAACCCGGGCTGGCGTGCGAGCCGATCCTGTCGGAGGGCTTCGTCGCCGTCCTGCCCACCGGGCACCCGCTCGCCGACCTCCGCGCCGTCCCGATCGGCGCGCTGGCCGAGGAGGAACTAGTGCTGCTCCCCCGCGCGGCCGGGGCGGGCGTGCACGACCGCATCGTGAACCTGTTCCGCGCCAACGGTGTTGAGCCGACGATCGGTCAGCGTGCGGTGGAGTGGCAGACCGCGTGCGCGTTCGTGGCGGCCGGGATGGGCGTCTCCGTCGCCCCGTCGAGCGTGCGGCGGATGCGGCTCAGCGGTGTGGTCTACCGCAGGCTCGACCCCGACACCGCGCGCACGGTCGTCGCCGTGTGCTGGCGTTCAGCTGACCAGAACCCCCTGGTGGATCAGTTCGTCGCGCTCACAAGGCAGTAG